A window of Fusarium musae strain F31 chromosome 1, whole genome shotgun sequence genomic DNA:
CGATGAGCCTCGCAAGTTGTCGTATTCTTTCCTGAGCATATGAAGCTCTTGCTGCATTTTGGAAGACTCATAGGTCAAGTTCGAGTATTCAGCAGCCTCTATCTCGAGGCCCTCGACACGCGCCCTGAGTTGAGGAACAACTTCGTCTCGAAGGTTGTCTCGCTCACTGGTCGCCTCGTGGAGCTCTCCCctgatggcgttgatgaggtCCTCAAAATTGTTCTTAACAACACGCTCCTCAGATAGTCGCCTCCTGAGATCGCCGCAAGTAGTTTCGAGATCCTTAAGTCGACCACTGGCATCCTGGTTGTGTAATTGCGCTTGGTCAATTTGCGATGCCTTTTCGGCAAGCTCTTTGATCTGGTGGTCGAGCGCTTTTCGTTTCCCCCTTTCATCCTGGAGCTTATTCGTGAGCTCTAATCTTATGGAAGCCTTCTCTTGTTCAGCCCTCCTTTgaatcttctcaagttcttctCGACTCGGTTCGGCTTCACTCATCTTTGCCGAACTATAACCCGAGTCGGAGTAATAATCGCTTGACCTCTTACCAGGAGCTTGAGGGTTGTTGACTTGTTCCTGGAGTCGATCTACTAGGTCTTCCAGATCCATCTCGCGCCGGATTGAGCTTGCCAGCTCGGCGCTGATGGCCTTTAATTCATCTTCCATTTCGTCGATTTGCGCGTAAGTGGGGGACTGTAAAACCGATGAGTATGAGTTACGAGAGCTCGAGATATCCGTCACGCTTGAAGAATCTTCGTGAATATAGTAAGGGTTGCTAACCGTAGAGTAGGGGGTATCATTGGCCACGCCGCGTTTGGAGGGTGagattggcgatgatgtGGACGAAAACTCCGTCGCAGAGggagatggcgatggtgCTGCCCAGTGGAACAGAGAAGCAAATGGTGAATTCTGGCTCGGTGACTTGGGTAATGGCTTGTTTAGCTGTGGTGTTCCTTGACCTGAGGGGGAATTTGGTTCATCCGGTGATGTGTCGTAGTTCGCAACGTCAATTGTGACCTTGTCGAGTTTGAGgtgtggtggtgttggcttTGGAACAAACATGGGGGCGGGAGCGAGAGTATGGTCTGATAGAGTATCGTCAGATGCAGGTGATCGAGTTCCTTGAACCTCTGTTTCAGAGTGTTCGGTCGGGTCGGAGGTTTTGGGAACAATGGCAGTTTCTTTGTCGATTGAATAAATCTTCTGACCCTTGTCGTCGTCGCTATCGCTCCCATCAAGGATGGTCTCAAAGGTAATGTCTGGCGCAGAATCTGATTTTGAGTCCGAGATCAAATCATCATACCCGTCCAGGACGTCAGAGAAGTCTGAACTTGAAATGGTAGGGCTGTGTCCTGGAATGTTTTGTGATCCAAGATTTGTCGCGGCAAGGGACGCCAGGTTGGCGTCGGGAGCTCTACCAGAGGAATCTCAGTTAGTCACATATTCTGAGGGATTGTCCAGTTGGATATGTAAGACATGTAGACAAAGGGACAAAGAATTAAGCAGAAGAGAGGACTCACGGGGCAGCTGGTGGTGCGGCGCGTTGCGCAGGAGAGAATTCGTAGAGGGTCGGGCTGTCAACTGAACAAGGTCTCGCGAATCTCTGGCTCGGCTTTCCAAGATCCAGAGGTGACGGCAAGGGAGATCCCGACGCAGAGTATCGCAATGCCAATGctgatgccgatgatgacAGAGGTTTGCGCTTAATTGGACCTCCGATGGGAGACTGGACGGAACTGGAGGACGACGCAATAGAGCCGGAGACCGAGGACGAGCCGGATAGGACGTCTACCGTCTGAGATCGAGCGTGTGCGGAGGAGGATTTCGGAGAAGGTGGATGCGGTTCTTTTTCGATTTGAAGCGGATGggttgatggtgaggatAATGGAATAGAGTTATCGGCAGGGACAGAAGAGGTTGTAGCAGATGTTACAGATGGGACGTCGACAGGAGGTGTCTTGGTATCAGAACGAGTATCAGAAGTCGCAGAAGGCTCCGTTACTCCAGACCCCGGAGCAGAGGCCAGGGCAGGTTCCATATTTGGAAGATATACCGGTCCTCGCTACGAGTCACCCAAAGGTACCGTACTATACGGTTCGTGAGGTCCTGGGTAGTAGGACCGCGGCGGTAAGAGAGTGAAGCTGGTGTGTGTGCGCGATAGGAGgtgtgaaggagaagaagggagtGGGGGTGTGTGACGAGTGAGGCGACGACCTATCGACGGCTGACCCAGGGGCCACCAGCAAGCGATAGTGAGGTTCAGGTAGTATAGTGCAGTAGTAGCAGCAATACTAATGTCTTATCACCGGAATAAGGCCTCAATCACCAACGTGTGAGGGAGGAAGAAGTGAAATTTGGCCCCTGGGTTGAAGCGAAGGGAGCAAGAATGGATGGAAAACAAGCCCAGCAACTAAAAGAGAGGAGAATTGCGACGATGGCTGGGGACCATGCACAATAGTCTAAGCTAAGGTCAGGGGTCTGATAATTACAGCTCTATTAGCTCGGCCTCTCACCAGCCAAAAAGGGAGCTAACCCCTGATCCGCAAGCGTGAACTCCCCACAAGGCTTTGTGTTTGGCCAAAGGGCATTGAACTGGTTGGTTTGCTGATCTCTTGTGCGAGGGGCGAATTGGATCTCGGCAGAGGAACAAGAGGAATGGTGAGGCTTGAGAGCAGAGCCAACCTAGGCCCTTTGATGTCTTTCTTCGCATTGGGTCGCGATCAATAAAGGTATGACCAGTCAAAGACCGTTGAGCAAGGAAACACAATCTGTGACTGAAGAACGTGAGCGGGCTAATCAACCAATTGCAATTAAACGACCAGGGGTTATTTGTGGTGAAGGTGGTGACAAAGCCAGAGATGGTAGAGTACCTGCGCTAGCGCCATCACGCGGGCGCTACCATGACCAAAAACGTTCAGGGGTGTGAAGGTGATGGGCCAGATTCGATTGATTGCGCTGCGCAAAGAGCGGCATGTTCAGACCAATTCGGACCATTCAAACTCTTGCTGTGGATGTTAGTGATGCTACCTTGCAGATATTAACTGTCGATCGCTTTGAATGGACAATCCTTTGTCTCGGAGTGGTGCGGAGTACAGCTTCCACTGACGATATTTCATCATGCTCAAGTCCCCTATTCTCCGTCTTATAAACATCTTCTCACCTGGTTACCTATGGAATATTGACTAAAATCAACGAGAGCGATCTATCATCGACCAATCTGTGGTCAATGCCTCAGGTAACGGTTGGACAAGGCATGAACAAGACTAAAACAGGGTTAATAAACATATCTAGAAGTTCAGGGATCATCTGTCCTTGGCCGCGTTCTTTTAAAAAGCATTGTTCCACGACAGCGCGTAATTGTGTTACCGTTATATCGTGGTGGCGGCTATCGAAACATTCTATGATTCTATGCATATGCAAATAGCCGCTTGTCAACGGATGAAACTCTTTCCTTTgtttatttctttcttttcttcttttatgGATAAGAATGTTCAAACTTGTAGGTTCACTGGCTACTGCAATTGTTAAACAATTCGCTTGTGTAATATCAAGACAATGGAACCTTGATGATTCCCAGTTACTGCTTCAGTTCTACCGCCTCAAAGCCCAGGGGTCGTGAGTTACCCCCTGTCTAGCGCTTCACGTGCTCGACAGGGAGTCTAATAAGCTGTTGGACAAAAATAAGAGAAGGCGTCTAACCCGCAGCAAACATCCACGAACCAACGTAGAGAGCCTCGATATCCTCCGTTGgcgtttattttattttacgAAAATTACTTGTACCCCGGTTCGGCGCAGGAAACAAGCGGTGAAGATTGTGGAGGTGAACTAAGTTCTTGGTGTATGAACGAGGCATTTGACTCTCGTTTCGTTGATAACTTTTAATAGCACTCCCTAAAGGCACTTGTACGTAGTTGCATGAATTCAACAACTACAGGGTGTTTCCCTGCTGTGATCCAGTATTCAAatggcctcttcttcctAATAAGGGTCTTTTCATTTACTGTGATTGCCGACAGAAAACTCTATTGTTCACGGAAAGCCAATGTGTACTCGGCAATCAACGTGGAAAATACAATCGAACGATGTTGAATGTATACTATAAGCAGTCCATACAATAGTTTCTTATCATGCTCTCGTCTGGGCACTCTGTGGTATTCAAGCCAGGAGTTCCTCGAGTCATGGTAATTCCACATGTTGTCTGTTGCATGAACCATTCCATCTCACACTAAGAAGTCTGTCGTGCAGCAGCACAACCCTTTCCAGCCACAAACTGATATGTACATTCATGCAGTTGTAGTTGTCGCTTGTACTTTGCAACTTCTGACTACCATTATGAACGGAGAGTTTCTTGTTGTCAAACGGTCGTGTCCAGCAAATACCAGGGCAAACTGCCGATCCTTACACTACACCACGAAGCTTCCGCTATCACGCAAGGATACATCGGAAGGCTACCAAAATCGACAACAAATGCAACTACTGGCCTTGGTTTGTCTATCGAAAACCCTGATGATCATTCTTCCCCCCACTTACTCGAAATTAGGTGGCGCTCTGAGCGGCTCGTGGTCTAATGTTGATCGATctgctactccgtactccatAGTAGCCATCGCATTATGCTCCTCCAAGGCGACCTGGAGCATTGAAACCGTAGCGGCACTATCTTTACCGTTTCAGCAACGTTATTTCTGGAGGCCGTCATATCGTAATCTCCCATGGGGTATGGGGATAGGCTGCCTCTcaaagcttggtgttgaggtgatGAGTATAGGGTATATGTATTGCTTGCTCCGTAGCCAAAGTCGTTGATGGCAGTTTCGAAATTCAAGCCACAAATAACTATATGCAGTGTTCATTTAACAATTGGGTTCCTTTCAGGTACCGCTTGACGATAGAGGGTAGCCTTTAGTCACAAGCCTTTGATCTATTCCAATGGCTTGATGGTGAATGATGTTCACCTCTTAGTGAGACATCATAACTCTGATGGGCCGTTCCAAAAATTCGCCGAGCCCTTCGAACAGTCTAGCCAGGACAGAAATCGTACTAGTATCTGGACAGTGATAGTACCAATAACCAGGGAGGTGGATAAATCTCCGACTTGAGAGGCTATCATGGTTGGTGAAAATATTCCACTACCGTGGGAGCTGTACAGAAAATGTAATTATGATGGACGTACAGATACACAAAAGGTCAGAAACTTCAAGAGAGTCGCTAGATGGGCAATAGGATTCCTGTATTTAGTTACCATAACACTGCCAATAACTTATATGCTACCTGAATCCCATGTGTTTAATCCCATTACCAAAATATAGTCTACGCCTCCCTAACTTCAAGATCTCATGCAACGTGTCCCTTGGGAAGCAACGTCCATTGCCCTCCACAAGAGCACTTACGTTGCTGACCCAGAACAAATGTGAACCCAGAACGACTCCCAAACACATCCTCCATAACCGCAGTACATCTTGAGCACCGTCTCCACTGCTTATTCGGGGAGGGTCTGATCTGCATGCGCTTGAACACATCCACATACACCATGCCCCGTGCCTTCTTCGCCGCCAAGCTATGttcgtcatcctcgactTCGAGAAGATCGTAATTTGCAAAGAACAACCGACCTGGAACTACAGTGTTGCGAAACGCGGGCAAGTCCGtgttgaagaacttcttgatgatctggagAAACGGAGCAGGGGGCGCAGCTGAAAGGAGAATGGAGAGCTCCATCTGAACGCGGGCTGCCTTCATCGTCATATCCAGCTGTTTCCCTTGCGACTGGTTATTCTGGCTTTTAGCGAGGGATGGAAGGAAGATCTGATAGGCTTGTCGGATCTCATTACTCAGACCCGTGAGAAGAGTCTCGACCTCAGACACTTTGACGAGAGCTGAAGAGGTAACTTGTTGCATTGCCTGGTATGCCTGTTGTAGCTGAGGGGCTGCTCGACCGCCGGCCAcaccctcaacaacagccgATTGTTTCCGATAGAACTCGATAGCCCTGCCGCTTATGGCCTCAAGGTGCGCCAGTCTGCGGCAAATGGCCGAGAGAAACCCTCGACTagaggagctcatcaagaaatGGAAAGCGACATTGTTCTTCTCGTGAAGATAAGGAGCAAGTTCATGGAAACGTTCGCGAGTCAAGAGCTCTTGGAAATGATTGTCATTCATAAGCTCGAAAAGACAATCCATGAGCCAAGCGATCAGATCCAGCGCCCACTTTGCACAGCCGACAAGTGTCTCAATGACTTCTGCATTGATGTAAGTAGCTACAAACAAACCAAAGGAGTAGGCAGTATAACTTACCAGGATCGTCAAGGGGGCTCAGCTTTTCCCTGACAGTAACTGGTGTATTACTAGCAATTGTGATGAGGACGACTACGTTCCGCACGTTCAGAAATAGCATCGAGAATTTGCCCTGGAAAGATCGTGGGTGAAAATCTCCGCGGAATCCGAGTGCGTTCATTATACTGAGGCAGTACTGCAGAGATCCATTTCTGACAAGTGAGTCATGATGGATCTCTTCAGAGTAATCGATCTGGATCTTCAGAATTCTGATAAGCTCGGTCACCAAATCCTGGACAAATCCTATTACTTGTGAGCAGGCGGGTGGGAATATCGAAAGGTGGACATACTCTTCTTGGTAGTATATGGTCGTACAATAGCAAGCAAATCATCGTAATTGTTCTGGTAGAACATTGACGGTGCAGCGGTCACGGTCAAAGCCGCAATGCTGCCACAGTATTGAGCTGCATATGGTTAGCAACTCACCAACCATCTCATTGCTCAACATACCATCGTGCATAGAATTTCCAATATCGCCCCCAGGGTAATGTAATTTGTTCCACTTGATCTTTCCATCTTCGCCCATTTGCACCATAGAGCAAAAAGTAGGAGAGAATGCAACTTGCTGGCCTACAACTACTGTTAGACAGGAGCAACATTCTGGGATATGCATACTTACATGGCCCTTCATCTGCGAAAGTCCAGCCTATTTGTCGAAGGTTCTGCACCTCATTCAACTCCTGAGTTGTGTATAGTTCCTCAAACGTCAGTCGGTCACGGTATTCAACAGTGCCATCTGCGAAAGCCAGTACTAGGATTTTGCCAAAACTAGTGGTTTGGAACGCAACCACAACCTTATTGGTAGTGACGGGAGCGACCTTCTGCAGCTGTGTCACCGCGGGTAGCTCTGAAGAGATGCTGTTTCGTCGACCTCCAAGCTGCTCATAGGCCGATGGCAAATTCTGCTTTTGCTCGATAGCTTCCCATCGATCAATAACACTCTGGCTCCCCTGACACGAGCTCTCAGTAGGAGTGCGTGATCGTGCAGTGACAATTAAAGGTAGTGTGGTGTTCTTGCCCGTGTTATCAACCAAAGAAGGAATAACCTCCAAGTGAGAGAGCTCGATCATGGATATGTCGAGGCTCGAATCACCAGGGCCACCTTGAAGCCAGTTTGTTGTGGCCAGATGTCTCTCAACCAGGGAAGGGCTCAGGTTCCCTGCGGGCCGGCTAGTCGCCTTGTCCGCTTGTGACGCCTGGCCCCATTGAATCTCGATTCTAATTAGTTTTAGCTGCTTTGAGGTTGTAGCAACCGCAAGAAGGAGATGTTCTGCCGGCTGTCAGTGACACACACACAAAGTTATGCGATAGTCCGGATGCCTACTCTTTTCGGATGCGAACGATGCATGTGTAATGAGTTCATCAGAAGCGCTTATACTTTCAAGTTCCATGGTGGTCTCCTCAAGTCGATTGGTATTCTGCGACCAGAACATCCTGATGACACCATGCGTTGTGATAGTAAGCAGAGCACTCTTGGCAGGGCTGGGATGGGTTGGTCCTCCAGCATGAACGAATGTGCTTTCATATGTATACCCATTGCCATGTTTCGTAGCTGGCCCATACATGACGTTATATGATGCCTGTTGAAAGTCAGAAACATTGAGAAACCTCTTCAAACAACACATACCTGCTGATTTGGAGGAGAAACATTAAGCCAGTAAGCACCGACGACAGTGTGCACATCGTCAGTGGGGTCAGCGTCCCATTTCCGTTGAGGGAACGGGTGATTTAATGAGATAGAGAAACTGACGATAGAGACGCGACCAACAGCATCTATCACCGCTAGATCTGGGCTACTAGTACCAGCCCATACCAAATGAACGATGGGAATGGTGGGGAGCCCTTTGACAAAAGGGCACGTGGTGGGTTCACTGAGGTCCCAGGAGCCATCATCTGGGGAGCGTCGCAGAAAGCGAAGTTCAAGATTCTGACCATCAGGTGTGATGTTGGCGATCGATCCTGTTCTTGACCACGCTACAGTTCTATCCAGGGTTAGCGAAAACGTGTATAAGTGTCTGCAAGCTGGGGCTTCTTACTGGCAGCATCCTCGAATCCTTATATCGTCCATTCTTTGTTGAAGCTGTTTACTCTGCGCCCTCGCGGGCA
This region includes:
- a CDS encoding hypothetical protein (EggNog:ENOG41), which produces MEPALASAPGSGVTEPSATSDTRSDTKTPPVDVPSVTSATTSSVPADNSIPLSSPSTHPLQIEKEPHPPSPKSSSAHARSQTVDVLSGSSSVSGSIASSSSSVQSPIGGPIKRKPLSSSASALALRYSASGSPLPSPLDLGKPSQRFARPCSVDSPTLYEFSPAQRAAPPAAPAPDANLASLAATNLGSQNIPGHSPTISSSDFSDVLDGYDDLISDSKSDSAPDITFETILDGSDSDDDKGQKIYSIDKETAIVPKTSDPTEHSETEVQGTRSPASDDTLSDHTLAPAPMFVPKPTPPHLKLDKVTIDVANYDTSPDEPNSPSGQGTPQLNKPLPKSPSQNSPFASLFHWAAPSPSPSATEFSSTSSPISPSKRGVANDTPYSTVSNPYYIHEDSSSVTDISSSRNSYSSVLQSPTYAQIDEMEDELKAISAELASSIRREMDLEDLVDRLQEQVNNPQAPGKRSSDYYSDSGYSSAKMSEAEPSREELEKIQRRAEQEKASIRLELTNKLQDERGKRKALDHQIKELAEKASQIDQAQLHNQDASGRLKDLETTCGDLRRRLSEERVVKNNFEDLINAIRGELHEATSERDNLRDEVVPQLRARVEGLEIEAAEYSNLTYESSKMQQELHMLRKEYDNLRGSSRSGSPTPSMNRMSRAMSGGFGGGLARSNSVATGSFRGQRPSGLSRSNSVKNLQNESREALSERLKDVEAQRDALHKALKNLLDRQEFQNRENEKKIRMLQNERERLLSASPRKAGFEREISNLRTEINVLRRRAEDALEQKWQVESGLGGLKMDLDKAEEEISLLRNLLEEKDILIPESFARSSGSSNASSSFGNLRAPVTSESLAKAYNELKAAYAESLERIKQLEHETVGDEKTQLAVERLERTLSIAVSERDAAQHEVESLKKQYDTMSEYEVKTIESERALADELNDSARRVGELATQVQQQLAANAQLRERLSNAVVRGDNDRKANSDRIADLQVRLKSMEEHLIAAQSASEDRVNRHEEEIAAIREAHNAQLQRMSNNTGLGGPRSPNFQANRKPSLLSPLSPRFPGALRSPRLPEKSFEDAAQMEVLRNRIAELEKALEDAEQEMQDVVARMSTAQIEVLNLQDEREAAVRETRRLQKLLEQEQMKSFEDRFKTLSGSV
- a CDS encoding hypothetical protein (EggNog:ENOG41), with the protein product MPLILDNPMPVELNDVDDLFGDNVGLSLPARAQSKQLQQRMDDIRIRGCCQTVAWSRTGSIANITPDGQNLELRFLRRSPDDGSWDLSEPTTCPFVKGLPTIPIVHLVWAGTSSPDLAVIDAVGRVSIVSFSISLNHPFPQRKWDADPTDDVHTVVGAYWLNVSPPNQQASYNVMYGPATKHGNGYTYESTFVHAGGPTHPSPAKSALLTITTHGVIRMFWSQNTNRLEETTMELESISASDELITHASFASEKKHLLLAVATTSKQLKLIRIEIQWGQASQADKATSRPAGNLSPSLVERHLATTNWLQGGPGDSSLDISMIELSHLEVIPSLVDNTGKNTTLPLIVTARSRTPTESSCQGSQSVIDRWEAIEQKQNLPSAYEQLGGRRNSISSELPAVTQLQKVAPVTTNKVVVAFQTTSFGKILVLAFADGTVEYRDRLTFEELYTTQELNEVQNLRQIGWTFADEGPCQQVAFSPTFCSMVQMGEDGKIKWNKLHYPGGDIGNSMHDGMLSNEMVAQYCGSIAALTVTAAPSMFYQNNYDDLLAIVRPYTTKKRFVQDLVTELIRILKIQIDYSEEIHHDSLVRNGSLQYCLSIMNALGFRGDFHPRSFQGKFSMLFLNVRNVVVLITIASNTPVTVREKLSPLDDPEVIETLVGCAKWALDLIAWLMDCLFELMNDNHFQELLTRERFHELAPYLHEKNNVAFHFLMSSSSRGFLSAICRRLAHLEAISGRAIEFYRKQSAVVEGVAGGRAAPQLQQAYQAMQQVTSSALVKVSEVETLLTGLSNEIRQAYQIFLPSLAKSQNNQSQGKQLDMTMKAARVQMELSILLSAAPPAPFLQIIKKFFNTDLPAFRNTVVPGRLFFANYDLLEVEDDEHSLAAKKARGMVYVDVFKRMQIRPSPNKQWRRCSRCTAVMEDVFGSRSGFTFVLGQQRKCSCGGQWTLLPKGHVA